Proteins from a single region of Paraglaciecola sp. T6c:
- a CDS encoding TonB-dependent receptor, whose product MNLTTHKLNSLALSISMALMLPSTVLAQQEDDQSNKNENNYIEQIVVTGSASGTAVRKVEASYATTLISAADIKKLAPKSTADLFKAIPGVWAESSGGVSGANVFVRGFPGGGDAPFLTLQVQGVPIFPPSTLSFLENSSLFRIDETIDIVDALRGGPASVVSSGQPGLTTNFLLKEGSDETEGSIKYSTSDYDLQRVDAVVSGKLAEDLYFMFGGYVQQSPGIRDAGFNSEKGNQFTLNITKVLDNGKINFFTRTTDDHGAWYLPTPLVDGVDNSYTQLGTLNRQATIQYGPEGTSESVDFGEGRGFKGTVTGGSVNLEFGEGWTFVDRFAHLSGDADTFGLVPNGNPTLLSSVADNGVSATGAVTGDVYDGDTLVQQIGRWVVRKDIESFTNDVAVTKQTDKYKASLGLYVANFSSDDWWSIGNQSYHVIRPSGENLTGIDCNDNQDSCDWNYDLNATGDGTTKAIYAAFEYKLTDTLTADVGVRDENHTIDYTVDEGLDGMITKAVQYDESDVAFTAGVNWQFQRERGVFLRYSEGSKMPYFDDLRENFNSFSSGEDLITDVTQIELGYKLAEANYTVYATGFYNEVQGDRFQAVPGAPVQTLTNEAYGVEIDANYFADNGFSISLNSTIQETEITESPTNKGNEAQRQPGWQVRLTPSYDFEFEDFFATLYGTISMVDDRFANNENTVVLDGYEKYDVGVIVQGDSGLTFELAVQNITDEDALTEGDPRNPSAPNGRYILPRTATFSVSYAF is encoded by the coding sequence ATGAATTTAACAACACACAAACTGAATTCTCTAGCTCTGAGCATTTCGATGGCACTGATGTTGCCAAGCACGGTATTGGCGCAACAAGAAGATGACCAAAGTAACAAAAATGAGAATAACTATATTGAGCAAATCGTGGTCACGGGCAGTGCCAGCGGTACTGCAGTGCGCAAAGTAGAAGCAAGTTACGCTACAACCCTTATCAGCGCGGCTGACATTAAAAAACTTGCCCCTAAAAGCACAGCTGACCTGTTCAAAGCAATCCCTGGCGTTTGGGCCGAGAGCTCAGGTGGGGTGTCTGGTGCTAATGTATTCGTTCGCGGATTTCCTGGCGGCGGCGATGCACCGTTTTTAACCTTACAAGTTCAGGGCGTGCCTATTTTTCCTCCTTCAACACTATCTTTCCTTGAAAATTCGTCGCTGTTTCGCATTGATGAAACCATTGACATCGTCGATGCATTGCGCGGTGGACCAGCCTCTGTAGTATCCAGCGGCCAACCCGGTTTGACCACTAACTTTTTGCTGAAAGAAGGGTCTGATGAAACTGAAGGCTCAATTAAATATTCCACCTCAGACTATGACTTACAACGTGTTGATGCGGTTGTTTCTGGAAAATTAGCGGAAGATCTTTACTTCATGTTTGGTGGTTATGTTCAGCAAAGCCCAGGCATTCGTGATGCTGGCTTTAACTCTGAAAAAGGCAACCAGTTCACCCTTAACATCACTAAAGTGTTGGATAACGGTAAAATCAACTTTTTCACCCGCACCACTGACGATCACGGTGCATGGTACTTACCTACCCCATTAGTGGATGGCGTTGATAACAGCTACACCCAACTTGGCACACTTAATCGTCAAGCCACGATTCAATATGGGCCAGAAGGCACATCTGAATCAGTCGATTTTGGTGAAGGACGTGGTTTTAAAGGCACGGTAACAGGGGGAAGTGTGAACCTAGAGTTTGGTGAAGGATGGACATTTGTTGATCGCTTCGCGCATCTATCTGGCGATGCCGATACCTTCGGCTTAGTCCCTAATGGCAACCCAACACTGTTATCGAGCGTGGCTGATAATGGTGTATCAGCCACCGGCGCCGTAACAGGTGACGTATATGACGGCGATACGTTAGTCCAGCAAATTGGTCGCTGGGTAGTCCGTAAAGATATCGAATCTTTTACCAATGATGTGGCTGTCACGAAACAAACGGATAAATATAAAGCGTCTTTAGGATTATATGTTGCCAACTTTTCATCAGATGATTGGTGGAGCATCGGCAATCAGTCATATCATGTTATTCGCCCCAGTGGTGAGAATCTGACGGGTATCGATTGTAACGATAATCAAGACAGTTGCGACTGGAACTACGATTTAAATGCCACCGGGGATGGCACAACCAAAGCGATTTACGCCGCTTTTGAATATAAGTTAACGGATACCCTTACCGCTGATGTTGGGGTGCGTGATGAAAACCACACCATTGATTACACCGTAGATGAAGGCCTAGACGGCATGATTACCAAAGCGGTTCAATATGATGAATCTGACGTGGCATTTACCGCTGGGGTGAATTGGCAGTTCCAACGTGAACGAGGTGTTTTTCTGCGTTATAGCGAAGGCAGCAAAATGCCTTACTTTGATGACCTACGAGAAAATTTTAATAGCTTCTCATCAGGTGAAGACTTGATCACAGACGTGACCCAAATAGAACTAGGTTATAAATTAGCTGAAGCGAACTACACCGTTTATGCCACAGGCTTTTACAACGAAGTACAGGGTGACCGCTTTCAAGCAGTACCAGGTGCTCCAGTCCAAACACTGACTAACGAAGCTTATGGTGTTGAAATAGACGCAAATTACTTTGCAGACAACGGTTTTTCTATCTCGTTGAATTCGACTATTCAAGAAACTGAAATTACTGAAAGCCCTACTAACAAAGGTAATGAAGCACAGCGTCAACCAGGTTGGCAGGTACGCTTGACGCCAAGCTATGACTTTGAGTTTGAAGACTTCTTTGCCACCTTATATGGCACCATTTCTATGGTCGATGATAGATTTGCCAATAACGAAAACACGGTCGTTTTAGACGGTTATGAAAAATACGACGTAGGGGTCATAGTGCAAGGTGACTCTGGATTAACCTTCGAGTTAGCGGTGCAAAATATCACTGATGAAGATGCATTAACAGAAGGTGACCCACGTAATCCTAGCGCGCCCAATGGTCGTTACATTTTACCCAGAACGGCAACCTTCAGCGTCAGTTACGCATTTTAA
- a CDS encoding LacI family DNA-binding transcriptional regulator has product MNLGNRLKSNKKLTLNDLAGLAGVSASTVSRALSDNPLIKKDTRVRIQALAASHNFSINTAASRLRTQKTKVVAVILNLIDHTEQSISDPFLLKIVGDLNQALNTRGYDLLLSNSFMATDNWANYFINSQRADGLIVVGQGKSDEKVKEVAESDVPMVVWGDPKTESNYAAVGSNNHLGGEIATQHLITGGCKNILFLGDPEHMEMTGRYRGYQDALEAHSITFDRAFTVACDITSSAAYAKISELILSKGLFFDGIVACSDMVALGAMRALKERYIGIPSDVAIVGFDDIMMAELSYPSLTTIKQNTQRAAQVMVDKLIAQFEGRKVDSSLIDIALVARQSTKHNP; this is encoded by the coding sequence ATAAATTTGGGTAATAGATTGAAAAGTAACAAAAAATTGACCTTGAACGACTTGGCTGGTCTGGCTGGGGTGTCTGCATCTACAGTATCTCGCGCGTTGAGTGACAACCCTTTGATTAAAAAAGACACGCGGGTACGCATTCAAGCGTTAGCGGCGTCACACAATTTTAGTATCAATACCGCCGCAAGTCGTTTACGCACCCAAAAAACCAAAGTAGTGGCGGTTATTCTTAACCTAATCGATCACACTGAACAGAGTATCAGCGACCCGTTTTTATTGAAAATTGTGGGCGATCTAAACCAAGCCTTAAATACCAGAGGCTATGACTTATTGTTATCTAATTCGTTTATGGCCACAGACAATTGGGCTAACTATTTTATTAACAGTCAGCGTGCAGATGGTCTTATCGTTGTAGGCCAAGGCAAGAGTGATGAAAAAGTAAAAGAAGTGGCTGAATCTGATGTACCTATGGTGGTATGGGGCGATCCAAAAACCGAGTCTAATTATGCCGCTGTCGGCAGTAATAATCATTTAGGCGGCGAGATCGCCACACAACATTTGATTACTGGTGGATGCAAAAATATCTTATTCTTGGGCGACCCTGAGCATATGGAGATGACTGGACGTTACCGGGGGTATCAAGATGCGCTTGAAGCGCACTCGATCACATTTGACCGGGCATTCACCGTCGCATGTGACATTACTAGCAGTGCAGCATATGCCAAAATCAGTGAACTTATTTTATCCAAAGGGCTGTTTTTCGACGGCATCGTCGCTTGTAGCGATATGGTTGCCTTAGGCGCAATGCGCGCATTGAAAGAACGTTACATTGGCATTCCTAGCGACGTTGCTATCGTTGGGTTTGATGACATTATGATGGCTGAATTGTCGTACCCTTCATTAACAACGATTAAACAAAATACCCAGCGTGCTGCACAAGTGATGGTCGACAAGCTAATTGCGCAGTTTGAAGGTAGAAAAGTCGACTCTTCTTTGATAGACATCGCACTAGTGGCGCGTCAATCAACGAAACATAACCCGTAA
- a CDS encoding TonB-dependent receptor, with the protein MTIVKHFRLLPLGIAVSAALISANTYAQQTDETEVIQVRGIRSSLSEAMDLKKSAPSIQDSIVAEDIGKFPDQNVAESLQRISGVMISRNNGEGSKISVRGMGPQFNAVKINNRTIATTDRGREFDFQALPSELISGADVIKASRANIAEGSLGAYVNISTARPLDSTGFNAATSANISYNDLADEYGNRVSAIISNTFADDQFGILFGFSRQKTTNRVDAAGTTHWGSFQADNQAWITGPTKDINGQDITQGTIWYPGRGTFTLDIEERERTSANVTFQWQPDEDTTHTFDALYTDLSRQAGSNGIQVPLQGSGWSDVVVSENYTLLEGKRNQKPIDVLMQERGQDSDTLALGLNSEFYRSSWKLVSDLSYSKSTATPKANTLVAHAVNPNYDDSLDIFDPNYVDGQIKGLTINDYLNVDNYGDIMSIDTSVDYGNPAAIRTHWNDIQHKELEDEIFEAKFDASYTLDSGPIRSVDMGVAYSDREKSQQVFKINHGCYNTDLWVQPEITTPEEQYLFDNTLLPYNTCGQHIDLEDSLFRTNNVNFLADESGTFPRNFVLVNDFNAYKEAIADIRQEPNWTQEYLAPAESVANTEETFALYSQLNLEGDVRDILISGNVGLRYVKTKTSSEGHRRFRDSISDVYEQNEGVIVEIVYTDPEALTVEKDYSHFLPSANLNVDFGNGVFIKGAAAKVITRPALEDTGVNSTYPLRIRADQYNTKSGNPYLEPYEATQYDLSLEYYADNGDAYSAGLFYKDIGTFISQKTVQKDTGYVAVNQDWGTFYEYSEEQTNRSGGKVSGIEVAALHYFDYLPGWLSGFGIQANYTYTDSKDDEAAKDEITRENVLSAGSGLEGFSKNAYNVIGFYEQEGFQARLAYNWRDNYLKYRSGPVIGSNGLPQHVQDYGQFDFSTSYDINETFTVSAEAINLTNEKIVEYADVRERVTQIQYSGRRFQLGVKATF; encoded by the coding sequence ATGACAATCGTTAAACACTTTCGTTTATTACCTTTAGGCATCGCTGTCTCTGCAGCACTGATTAGTGCCAACACCTATGCGCAACAAACTGACGAAACAGAAGTCATTCAAGTTAGAGGAATAAGAAGTAGTCTGAGTGAAGCGATGGACCTAAAGAAATCGGCCCCTTCGATACAAGACAGTATAGTGGCCGAAGATATTGGTAAGTTTCCAGATCAAAATGTAGCCGAGTCTTTACAGCGGATTTCTGGTGTGATGATTTCGCGAAATAATGGTGAGGGTTCAAAAATTTCGGTTCGTGGCATGGGTCCACAATTTAATGCCGTGAAAATTAATAATCGAACGATTGCCACGACAGACAGAGGCCGAGAGTTTGATTTTCAAGCGTTACCTTCAGAATTGATATCGGGCGCGGACGTGATTAAAGCATCGCGCGCCAACATAGCCGAAGGAAGCTTAGGGGCCTACGTAAATATATCGACGGCCCGACCTTTAGATAGCACGGGCTTTAATGCTGCCACATCAGCAAATATTAGCTACAACGACTTGGCTGACGAGTACGGTAATAGAGTGTCAGCCATTATTAGCAATACCTTTGCTGATGATCAATTTGGCATTTTGTTTGGATTTTCTCGTCAAAAAACCACCAATAGAGTCGATGCTGCAGGCACCACCCATTGGGGCTCATTTCAAGCGGACAACCAAGCCTGGATCACAGGCCCCACTAAAGACATTAATGGCCAAGATATCACCCAAGGCACTATTTGGTATCCTGGTAGAGGCACCTTTACTCTGGATATTGAAGAGCGTGAGCGCACAAGTGCAAACGTCACCTTTCAATGGCAACCCGACGAAGACACCACACATACCTTCGATGCTCTATACACGGACTTGAGCCGGCAAGCTGGTAGCAACGGTATTCAAGTGCCGCTGCAGGGTTCTGGTTGGAGTGACGTAGTCGTATCTGAAAATTACACCTTGCTTGAGGGCAAGCGAAATCAAAAACCAATTGATGTGCTTATGCAAGAACGTGGGCAAGACTCCGACACCTTGGCACTTGGATTAAATAGTGAGTTCTATCGTAGCAGCTGGAAATTGGTGAGCGATTTGTCGTATTCAAAATCCACCGCAACACCCAAAGCCAACACACTTGTAGCGCATGCCGTAAATCCTAATTACGACGATTCGTTAGATATCTTTGACCCCAACTACGTTGATGGACAGATCAAAGGCCTAACCATTAATGACTACCTGAATGTTGATAACTACGGCGATATTATGTCCATCGACACGTCTGTTGATTACGGTAACCCAGCGGCCATACGCACGCACTGGAATGACATTCAACACAAAGAGCTTGAAGATGAAATTTTTGAAGCCAAGTTCGATGCGAGTTATACCCTAGATTCTGGGCCAATCAGATCAGTTGATATGGGCGTGGCCTATTCGGATCGTGAAAAGTCCCAGCAAGTCTTTAAAATCAATCATGGCTGCTATAATACGGATTTATGGGTGCAGCCCGAAATAACCACACCTGAAGAACAATACCTGTTCGATAACACTCTTTTACCCTACAACACATGTGGCCAACACATTGATTTAGAAGACAGCTTATTTCGTACAAATAACGTTAACTTCTTAGCAGATGAAAGCGGCACCTTCCCGCGTAATTTTGTGCTAGTAAATGATTTCAACGCTTATAAAGAAGCCATTGCAGATATTCGTCAGGAGCCTAATTGGACTCAAGAATACTTAGCCCCCGCCGAGTCTGTTGCGAACACAGAAGAAACCTTTGCTCTATACAGCCAACTCAATTTGGAGGGTGATGTACGAGACATTTTGATCAGCGGCAACGTCGGTTTACGCTATGTAAAAACCAAAACATCATCTGAGGGTCATCGCCGCTTTCGTGACTCAATCAGTGATGTTTACGAGCAAAACGAAGGCGTCATAGTAGAAATTGTTTATACGGATCCTGAAGCGTTAACGGTTGAAAAAGACTATTCGCACTTTCTGCCAAGTGCCAATTTAAACGTTGATTTCGGTAATGGCGTTTTTATAAAAGGTGCCGCCGCCAAAGTTATCACGCGCCCTGCCCTTGAAGATACTGGCGTAAACAGCACCTACCCTTTGCGTATTCGCGCTGATCAGTACAATACGAAAAGTGGTAATCCGTATTTAGAACCCTACGAAGCAACTCAGTATGACTTGTCGTTAGAGTATTACGCCGACAACGGCGATGCCTACTCAGCAGGCCTGTTTTACAAAGACATAGGCACGTTCATATCGCAAAAGACAGTGCAAAAAGATACGGGTTACGTCGCCGTGAATCAGGATTGGGGGACCTTTTATGAATACTCAGAAGAGCAAACCAATCGTAGCGGCGGCAAAGTCAGCGGTATTGAAGTGGCAGCGTTGCACTACTTTGATTATTTACCCGGTTGGCTAAGTGGCTTCGGTATTCAAGCTAACTACACCTACACCGACAGCAAAGACGATGAAGCGGCGAAAGACGAGATAACACGTGAAAACGTGTTATCTGCGGGCAGTGGTTTAGAAGGCTTTTCAAAGAATGCTTACAACGTTATCGGCTTTTATGAGCAGGAAGGCTTTCAAGCGCGCTTAGCATATAACTGGCGTGACAATTACCTGAAATACCGCTCAGGCCCAGTGATAGGAAGTAACGGTTTGCCTCAACACGTGCAAGACTATGGTCAATTTGATTTCAGCACCTCATACGACATAAACGAAACCTTCACTGTCAGCGCTGAAGCCATCAACCTGACCAATGAAAAAATAGTCGAATATGCCGATGTGCGAGAACGAGTCACTCAGATTCAATACTCAGGAAGACGTTTTCAACTCGGTGTGAAAGCGACTTTCTAA
- a CDS encoding MFS transporter encodes MLTIIAISLCYFVFAVLLNSVGTVILQSITSFDVSKTDASTLEGFKDLSIAFVSFFVASFIPRIGYQVALCLGLVLVAVVCLLTPLFAEFFFIKILFAVIGTAFALVKISVYSLIGQLSDNTESHSSLMNTVEGIFMVGVLSGYWVFSGFINADDPASLEWLNVYYLLGGLISLAAIFVYFAPIEREPFKANQDNALSEFVDMLKLTYQPLVLIFVISVFLYVLIEQGIGSWLPTFNREVLGLPVDISIQLTSIFAAMIALGRLLAGFLLRFVPWYVFINACLVMMFLTILLTLPMTQVAEGQVVTGIFDAPLAAYLLPAIGLFMAPIYPLINSVVLSALPNKQHAKMTGLIVIFSALGGTFGSILTGVVFDKFGGQHAFYMSLIPIMMIMLSLYIFRKLSVNNRSVSVEGA; translated from the coding sequence ATGCTGACCATTATTGCTATCTCACTGTGCTATTTCGTGTTTGCTGTTCTGCTCAACAGTGTGGGCACGGTGATCTTACAGTCGATCACCAGTTTTGATGTCAGCAAAACTGACGCTAGTACATTAGAAGGTTTTAAGGACTTGTCTATTGCCTTTGTGTCGTTTTTTGTTGCGTCATTTATTCCTCGCATAGGATATCAAGTTGCACTTTGTTTGGGTTTAGTACTGGTCGCTGTGGTGTGTTTACTGACCCCGCTTTTTGCCGAGTTCTTTTTTATTAAGATACTGTTTGCCGTTATCGGTACCGCGTTCGCCTTGGTCAAAATATCTGTGTATTCATTGATAGGGCAGCTCAGTGACAATACAGAGAGTCACTCATCACTGATGAACACGGTAGAAGGTATTTTTATGGTCGGCGTGCTCTCTGGCTATTGGGTTTTCAGTGGGTTCATTAACGCTGATGATCCTGCTTCCCTTGAGTGGTTGAACGTGTATTACCTATTAGGTGGCTTGATTAGCTTAGCCGCCATATTTGTGTATTTCGCACCGATTGAGCGTGAACCTTTTAAGGCAAATCAAGACAATGCACTAAGTGAGTTTGTTGACATGCTCAAGCTAACGTATCAACCATTGGTGCTCATTTTCGTTATTTCAGTATTCCTTTACGTATTGATAGAGCAGGGGATTGGCTCGTGGCTACCCACGTTTAATCGTGAAGTGTTGGGCTTACCCGTAGACATCAGTATTCAATTGACCAGTATCTTTGCGGCCATGATTGCGCTTGGTCGTTTGTTGGCTGGTTTTTTGTTGCGATTTGTCCCTTGGTACGTGTTTATTAATGCCTGTTTGGTCATGATGTTTCTAACCATACTGCTGACCTTACCCATGACACAAGTTGCTGAAGGCCAAGTGGTCACGGGCATTTTTGACGCACCGCTTGCAGCTTATTTACTGCCTGCAATTGGCTTATTTATGGCGCCGATTTATCCGCTTATTAACTCAGTAGTACTCAGTGCATTACCCAATAAACAGCACGCAAAAATGACAGGGTTGATCGTTATTTTCTCCGCGCTAGGGGGAACGTTTGGCTCGATCCTCACGGGAGTCGTTTTCGACAAGTTTGGCGGACAACACGCCTTTTACATGTCACTTATTCCTATTATGATGATCATGCTGAGTTTGTATATTTTTAGAAAACTTTCCGTGAACAATCGTTCTGTGTCAGTTGAAGGAGCGTAG
- the treF gene encoding alpha,alpha-trehalase TreF → MSDSISFDHPSIVFFESELFRRIQLEALFNDSKTICDATPRSSWKEVVEQYERHKSLANFSLVAFVDSHFTLPADIELNDSTAKVTLKEYIQQLWPKLIRQPDRKDTMSTLLALEHSYIVPGGRFREIYYWDSYFTALGLNQSGYTHLIKDMVLNFIELQERLGCIPNGNRSYYFSRSQPPVLGMMVELCVNHDNAPDTEFVLRCIEGMEQEHRFWMRNEDKLINGGEAAERVVRMPCGAILNRYWDNLATPRTESYLEDIELARNLPQEQRAEFYRNIRAACESGWDFSSRWLADSHELASIETTEIVPVDLNCLLYRLERNLAKYHGLLNHHDQAAHFNARADARKEAIDRYFWSDQEQFYFDYQFIKQQPLNVRSLAATLPLFVDIASAQQARSVKSTLMSTFLQEGGLLTTLNATSQQWDSPNGWAPLHWFAVIGLRNYGYKEDARNVMQRWLKTVDAHFIKSGNIMEKYNVHSLDSLADGGEYEVQQGFGWTNGVTLAFYDLLT, encoded by the coding sequence ATGAGTGACTCGATTTCATTTGACCACCCAAGCATTGTATTTTTTGAAAGTGAATTATTTAGACGCATTCAACTTGAAGCGCTTTTTAACGACAGTAAAACGATTTGCGACGCTACGCCACGTTCGAGTTGGAAAGAGGTTGTGGAACAATATGAGCGTCATAAATCTCTGGCGAATTTCTCTCTCGTTGCATTTGTAGACAGCCATTTTACCCTACCGGCAGATATTGAATTAAATGATTCTACAGCCAAGGTAACCCTAAAAGAATACATACAACAGCTATGGCCTAAGTTGATACGCCAGCCTGATCGTAAAGATACGATGAGCACATTATTAGCGCTGGAACACTCGTACATAGTGCCAGGTGGCCGGTTTCGTGAAATATATTACTGGGATAGCTATTTTACCGCGCTAGGGTTAAACCAATCAGGTTATACCCACCTTATTAAAGATATGGTGTTGAACTTTATTGAATTGCAAGAGCGGTTAGGCTGTATCCCTAATGGCAATCGTAGCTATTACTTTTCTCGCTCTCAACCGCCTGTGTTAGGAATGATGGTGGAGCTGTGTGTTAATCATGATAATGCACCAGACACTGAATTTGTTTTACGATGCATTGAAGGCATGGAGCAAGAGCACCGGTTCTGGATGCGCAACGAAGACAAGCTCATTAATGGCGGCGAAGCTGCAGAGCGAGTGGTACGTATGCCGTGTGGCGCGATACTGAATCGATATTGGGATAACCTTGCCACTCCACGCACTGAGTCATATCTAGAAGACATTGAGTTAGCACGGAACTTGCCACAAGAGCAAAGAGCTGAATTCTATCGAAATATTCGTGCGGCGTGTGAATCTGGTTGGGATTTTAGCTCACGCTGGTTGGCTGACAGTCATGAACTTGCTTCAATAGAAACCACGGAAATTGTTCCCGTGGATTTAAATTGCTTGTTGTACCGTTTAGAACGTAACTTGGCCAAATACCATGGGCTGCTTAACCATCATGATCAAGCGGCACACTTCAATGCTCGAGCAGATGCACGCAAAGAAGCCATCGACCGTTATTTTTGGTCAGACCAAGAACAGTTTTACTTCGATTACCAGTTCATTAAACAACAGCCACTCAACGTACGCTCGCTAGCAGCAACATTGCCCTTATTTGTCGATATTGCAAGTGCTCAGCAGGCAAGAAGCGTTAAGAGCACATTAATGTCGACATTTTTGCAAGAGGGGGGATTATTAACCACTTTGAATGCGACGAGTCAGCAATGGGATTCCCCCAATGGTTGGGCGCCATTGCACTGGTTTGCTGTTATCGGTTTACGCAATTATGGCTACAAGGAAGATGCGAGGAACGTTATGCAGCGCTGGTTAAAAACCGTAGACGCTCATTTTATCAAAAGCGGAAACATCATGGAAAAATACAATGTGCACTCACTTGATAGCTTAGCGGATGGCGGGGAGTACGAAGTACAGCAAGGGTTTGGTTGGACGAATGGCGTGACATTGGCGTTTTATGATTTGTTAACATAA